Proteins found in one Opitutaceae bacterium genomic segment:
- a CDS encoding Gfo/Idh/MocA family oxidoreductase: MAGIAVIGYGYWGPKLVRNFLQRPFYNPVVIVEEDGERLQRGLAENPAAQHRGSFEAVLQDPEITAVAIATPVATHHPLAKAALLAGKHVLVEKPIANTSVHAEELVRLAAERGLTLAVDHTYVYHPAVARVREAVRSGELGTLSYIDSSRINLGLFQHDVNVLWDLAVHDIAIINTLTDERPVSVQAIGVAHFAQNIENMGILILRYASGLFVHVNCSWVSPVKLRHMLIGGTRKMIIYDDLNANEPVKIYDSGVTARSFDERNRLMYEYRAGDVFSPRIPHQEALSNLVADFEHALTTGTKPRSDGRFAADTVRILEAAQRSVKEHGAEVTLEWTH; the protein is encoded by the coding sequence ATGGCGGGAATCGCAGTCATCGGTTACGGCTACTGGGGTCCGAAGCTGGTGCGCAACTTTCTCCAGCGCCCTTTCTACAACCCCGTTGTGATTGTCGAGGAAGACGGCGAGCGCCTCCAGCGTGGCCTCGCGGAAAATCCGGCTGCACAGCACCGCGGGTCCTTTGAAGCCGTGCTCCAGGATCCGGAGATCACCGCCGTCGCGATCGCGACGCCCGTAGCCACGCACCACCCCCTGGCAAAGGCCGCCCTCCTGGCTGGAAAGCACGTGCTCGTCGAGAAGCCCATCGCCAACACTTCGGTGCATGCGGAAGAGTTGGTAAGACTGGCTGCCGAGCGCGGGCTCACCTTGGCTGTCGACCACACCTATGTGTACCACCCTGCGGTGGCGCGAGTCAGGGAGGCCGTGCGCTCGGGAGAACTGGGTACTTTGTCGTACATCGATTCGAGCCGGATCAACCTGGGCCTATTCCAGCATGACGTGAATGTCCTCTGGGACCTCGCGGTTCACGACATCGCCATCATCAACACCCTCACGGATGAACGCCCGGTGTCGGTGCAGGCGATCGGAGTCGCCCACTTCGCCCAGAACATCGAGAACATGGGCATTCTCATCCTGCGGTACGCCTCTGGTTTGTTCGTTCACGTGAACTGCTCCTGGGTCTCACCCGTGAAGCTCCGCCACATGCTGATCGGCGGGACGCGCAAGATGATCATCTACGATGATCTCAACGCCAACGAGCCCGTTAAGATTTATGACTCCGGCGTGACGGCCAGGAGTTTCGACGAGCGCAACCGGCTCATGTACGAGTACCGAGCCGGCGATGTATTCTCTCCACGGATACCGCATCAGGAAGCCCTCTCCAACCTGGTCGCGGACTTCGAGCACGCGCTTACAACAGGCACAAAGCCCCGGTCCGATGGTCGCTTCGCTGCAGATACCGTGCGCATCCTCGAGGCCGCACAACGCTCCGTGAAAGAACACGGTGCCGAGGTGACGCTTGAGTGGACGCATTGA
- a CDS encoding class I SAM-dependent methyltransferase produces MPASVPASKWPKVLPPLTPEQKRISDEFMKLWHEVLPRRFGIVETFNHNFPVKHSRPGFISTLEIGAGLGEHIHYEKLTPEQERNYYALELRENMAADIRRNFPRVQAIVGDCQARLNFDDGSMDRVIAVHVLEHLPNLPECIKEVYRLLHRTRGQFLIVIPTEGSLAYTMARKMSAERVYKKHFGGDYSWFYKREHINLPHEILAELDPYFTIEKRSFFPLPFLPAVFCNLCIGVSLKPRHQPLR; encoded by the coding sequence ATGCCCGCATCCGTCCCCGCGTCCAAGTGGCCCAAGGTGCTCCCTCCACTCACGCCCGAACAAAAGCGCATCAGCGACGAGTTCATGAAGCTCTGGCACGAGGTGCTCCCAAGGCGCTTCGGCATTGTCGAGACCTTCAACCACAACTTCCCGGTGAAGCACTCCCGCCCGGGCTTCATCTCGACCCTCGAAATTGGCGCCGGTCTCGGCGAGCACATCCACTACGAGAAGCTCACGCCCGAGCAGGAGCGGAACTACTACGCCCTCGAGCTGCGTGAAAACATGGCCGCGGACATCCGGCGGAATTTCCCCCGCGTGCAGGCCATCGTCGGCGACTGCCAGGCGCGGCTCAATTTCGATGACGGCTCGATGGATCGCGTGATCGCCGTGCACGTACTCGAGCACCTGCCCAACCTCCCGGAATGCATCAAGGAGGTTTACCGCCTCCTTCACCGCACCCGGGGGCAGTTCCTGATCGTCATCCCGACCGAGGGCAGCCTCGCCTACACGATGGCAAGGAAGATGTCGGCGGAGCGCGTCTACAAGAAGCACTTCGGGGGCGACTACAGCTGGTTCTACAAGCGCGAGCACATCAACCTGCCACACGAGATCCTCGCCGAACTCGATCCCTATTTCACGATCGAGAAGCGCAGCTTCTTCCCGCTGCCGTTTTTGCCAGCCGTCTTCTGCAATCTCTGCATCGGCGTCTCGCTCAAGCCGCGCCACCAACCCCTTCGCTGA